In the Deltaproteobacteria bacterium CG11_big_fil_rev_8_21_14_0_20_42_23 genome, ATCGCCACTCTGTTGTAAGCGACATCAAAAACGGACAAAAATATATTCCTCTTAACCATCTTGGCGAAGAGCAAGCTGATTATGAAGTGGTAAACTCATTGCTTTCAGAATATGCAGTTTTAGGTTTTGAATTTGGCCAAAGCCTGGCAAACCCGCACAAACTCACGATTTGGGAGGCGCAGTTTGGAGATTTTGCAAATGGCGCACAAATTATCATCGACCAGTTTATTGTGAGTTCAGCTCAAAAATGGAAACGTCACAGCGGTTTGGTGATGTTGCTTCCGCATGGATATGAAGGCCAAGGTCCAGAACATTCATCAGCAAGGCTCGAGCGCTTTTTGCAAGCATGTGCTCAATACAACATTCAAGTGTGCAACTTCACAACACCTGCGCAATACTTTCACGCACTTCGAAGACAAATACTTCGAAACATTCGCATTCCGCTTATTGTGATGTCACCAAAGAGTTTGCTGCGACATCCTCACGCCGTGTCATCATTAAAAGATTTAAGCGAAGGACATTTTCACGAAGTGATTGATGATGTGAAAGCAAAAGAATTGAAAAAAGCAAAACGCGTTATTTTGTGTTCCGGAAAAATATATTACGAACTCTTAAAAGAACGTGAAGAAAACAACGTTCACGTTCCCATCTTGCGCGTTGAACAATTCTATCCCTTCCCGGAAGATCGCTACAAACAACTGCTTCAGCAATATCCAAAAGCAAATGAAATTGTGTGGTGCCAAGAAGAGCCTCAAAACATGGGCGGCTTCTGGTTTATGCATCACCACCTTTCGCCGTTGCTTGACGGGCCTCGCAAACTTAAGTATGTGGGTCGCCCTGCCCAAGCAAGCCCATCTGGCGGATATTTGCATGTGCACATAGCAGAACAACTTCAAATTGTAGCAAGGGCCTTAGACCTTTAGACTTGAGAGGATTGTATGAAACACGAAGTGAAAGTTCCTAGCGCTGGCGAATCAGTAAACGAAGCCTTTATCGGTGAATGGAAAAAGCAAAACGGCGACTACGTAGAAAAAGGCGAAGTCATCGTTGACCTCGAAAGCCAAAAGGCAAGCTTTGAACTTGAAGCTGAAGTTTCCGGCCGCTTGCAAACCCTTGCCAACAACGAAGATAAAGTGGATATCGGCCAAGTTATTGCCACTATCGATGACAGCGTAAGCGCTTCAGAAAAAAGCGAGAAATCAATCACTGAAAAAACAAGTAGCAATGGCAATGAAACCGCACAGCATGCGAATGCAAATCTCCCTACTTCAAACCAAGGAAGAATGGGACCTGCGGCAAGAAATCTTTCTCAAAACCTAGGTGTTAACCCGCAAAACATTGCTGGAAGCGGTCCTCGCGGCACCATTACAAAAGAAGATATTTCACGTGCAGCACATATTCCTTCAACACAAGCTCCTGCTCCAGCATCTACGCCAACTGCTCAGCCAAAAAGTTTTTATACTTACACCGTTGATGCTGCGCGTGGTGAAAAAGCTGAACGCGCAAGCAGAATGCGCAAAAAAATTGCAGAAAATCTTGTTGCTGCGCAACACACTGCCGCCATTCTTACTTCTTTCAACGAAGTAGACATGAGCGCCATCATGAACTTGCGCAAAAAATACAAAGACAAAGTGCTTGAAAAACACAACGCCCGCATCGGCTTTATGGGAGCCTTCGGCCTTGCCTGCGCAAGAGCTTTGAAAACATATCCCATTGTCAATTCAACTTTTACTGGCGAAGAAATTATCAAGCGCGACTTCGTCGACATCTCAGTTGCTGTTAGCACCGAGAAAGGCTTGGTCGCTCCGGTTATCCGCGATGTTCAAAATATGAGCTGGATTGATTTTGACAACGAACTTGCAGCTCTTGCTGCAAAAGCACGCGACGGAAAACTTTCTATTCCTGAAATGACAGGTGGCACGTTCACCATTACAAACGGCGGGGTTTTTGGCTCCCTTATTTCAACACCGCTCTTAAACATGCCACAGACGGCCATCTTAGGGATGCACACTATTAAAAACAGAGCTGTTGTTTTAGATGATGGCAGCATTGTAGCGCGCCCCATGATGTACATTGCACTCTCTTACGACCACCGTCTCATCGATGGAAAAGATGCGGTGCAGTTTTTAATCTGCGTAAAAGAAAGCTTGGAAGATCCAAGTTTAATTATTGACGAAAAAACTTTGGGTTAAAAAAACATTTTTCTTTGTCATTGCGATCCGCCTCTGGCGGAGTAGCAATCTCCTCTGACAATTTTCTTTGTTGTCATCCTCGCGAACGCGGGGATCCAGAGGTTTTGAAAATGAAATTAAATTCGAATTATGGATCCCCGCGTTCGCGAGGATGACAAAATGGAGATCACCACGTCGCGACGCTCCTCGTGATGACAAGAATGAAAAAATTACAAAAAAAGGAACTTATCATGTCTCAACACACTTTTGATCTCATTGTTATCGGCGCTGGCCCTGGTGGTTATGTTGCCGCAATTAGAGCAGCACAACTTGGAATGA is a window encoding:
- a CDS encoding dihydrolipoyllysine-residue succinyltransferase, yielding MKHEVKVPSAGESVNEAFIGEWKKQNGDYVEKGEVIVDLESQKASFELEAEVSGRLQTLANNEDKVDIGQVIATIDDSVSASEKSEKSITEKTSSNGNETAQHANANLPTSNQGRMGPAARNLSQNLGVNPQNIAGSGPRGTITKEDISRAAHIPSTQAPAPASTPTAQPKSFYTYTVDAARGEKAERASRMRKKIAENLVAAQHTAAILTSFNEVDMSAIMNLRKKYKDKVLEKHNARIGFMGAFGLACARALKTYPIVNSTFTGEEIIKRDFVDISVAVSTEKGLVAPVIRDVQNMSWIDFDNELAALAAKARDGKLSIPEMTGGTFTITNGGVFGSLISTPLLNMPQTAILGMHTIKNRAVVLDDGSIVARPMMYIALSYDHRLIDGKDAVQFLICVKESLEDPSLIIDEKTLG